Within Acidobacteriota bacterium, the genomic segment GCGCATCCTGGCGCGCTGCGTCAGGTCAGCCCAACAAATACCGAAGGGTTCCCTTTCAGCATTGACACAGTTGACTTGACGCAGCGCGCAAGGATGCGCGCGTACCCCGGTTGTTAGTGCGCCTTTTTGGTCGGCGTGATGAAGGTCATCTTGAACGTCTCGTTTTCATTGTTAGGCGACACGGAGGTCGCAATCTCGAAGTAATTGACGCCTGCGGGCAGGCTATTTTCCGCAGCCGCGATCTCAAACTCCTGTTGCACCGTTTCCGCCGGTTGCAATTTCAACGGTTGCGGCAGCGTCAGTTGCGCATTCGGCAAGCCCCGCAGCGTAAACGTGACTTCGGCGGTTTTGTTTTGCCGATTGGCGATGGTCAGACGGAATTGGTTGTAAACGCGACCGTCCGCCCCAAGGCGAAACATGGTCGTCCGCACGGGCGCAATCCGCACCATCACGTTGTGCCGCATGGAAAGCGCCACAAACAGTCCTGAAGCATAAAACAGCAGAATCAACATCACGCCGAACCGTTTGGCATCGTGCAGCCCAAGCCGCTTACGCCAAGTGCTCTGTTTGTTCTTGAGCAACTCGCCATGCTCGCCCCAGGTGTATTGAATCAGCCCCGGCTTGCCCAATCGCCCCAGGATGTCATCGCAGGCGTCAATGCACTCGCCGCAATGGATGCACTCGATCTGATACGGCGAATTGCGGATGTCTATGCCCATATGACAAACGCGCACACATTTCTTGCATTCAATGCAATCGTGACGGTCGTCACGGTATTCGACGATCAGCGTGTCTTTGTCGCCAAACATCCCTTGCAAGTAACCATACGGGCAAATCGTCGTGCAAAAGTGCGTGCGCACAAAGGCGAAATCCAGAAAGGCAATCAGCGTCGTGACAGCGCCCGCAACGCCGCCTACTGTCTTGATGTCGAGCCGCAGCAGCCGCTGCAACAAATCGCGCGGCTCGACAAAATAGGCGATGAAGACAAAAGCCAGCAAGACCGAGGCCAGCAAGAGCACGCTATAAAAGAGGGCGCTGGAAAGAAGCTGGCGCATCTGTTTGTCGAGTTTGATAAAGCGTTTGTTGACGACTTTGGCTAAACGCTCTTCCAGCTTCAGTGAAGCCTCGCTGAAAATCATTTGCGGGCAGAGATAACCGCAATAGATTCGCCCGTACAGCATCGAAGCCGCCGCAATCACATACAGCAAAAAGAGCAGCGAAAAGAAGATGATCGCAAACTCGTTGATCCACAGTTCGTACCCGGCGAAGTAAAAGCGCTGGCGCGGAATGTCGAAGCGCATCACGTTCAAGAACGGC encodes:
- a CDS encoding 4Fe-4S binding protein encodes the protein MPKPQLKPAGKPLPIHDTYHRKRKLIQLGCFLIFLALPFLNVMRFDIPRQRFYFAGYELWINEFAIIFFSLLFLLYVIAAASMLYGRIYCGYLCPQMIFSEASLKLEERLAKVVNKRFIKLDKQMRQLLSSALFYSVLLLASVLLAFVFIAYFVEPRDLLQRLLRLDIKTVGGVAGAVTTLIAFLDFAFVRTHFCTTICPYGYLQGMFGDKDTLIVEYRDDRHDCIECKKCVRVCHMGIDIRNSPYQIECIHCGECIDACDDILGRLGKPGLIQYTWGEHGELLKNKQSTWRKRLGLHDAKRFGVMLILLFYASGLFVALSMRHNVMVRIAPVRTTMFRLGADGRVYNQFRLTIANRQNKTAEVTFTLRGLPNAQLTLPQPLKLQPAETVQQEFEIAAAENSLPAGVNYFEIATSVSPNNENETFKMTFITPTKKAH